ATAAATGTTGTATTTGATGCTGCCAAAACATTTGCTAAGGATGAAATTGGCTTAAGGGAGACATTCATAGACATAATACCACTAATGGGATTATTCTTCCAGGATGAATTTGCACTTCTTCCTGTCCTGGATGTTGTTATGCTGGCATCTGGCACAGGGAATGTACCAAagattgtaaaaaataaatactgaaatacAAAAGGTGCAGTTCACCtttaaagagaaaacacataTGAGACAGAGAGTTTGACTTATCTAGTCAAAAGAGTGAAATAATGTCCTTGAGTTTCTAAAGTCCTTACATTCTGTTCTTAATGTTATTTTGAGCCtttagtgatttttttttaacagagatCTTTTGTTAAAACTGGAGCTGAGGGAGTTTAGGTAAGAAGGAAAGATGCTGTTGAGTTGCATTATGGGGAAATGTAGAGTTTGGTCCTACATTAGGGACAAGTTCTTGTTTTTAGAGAAGAAAAGTATTGATAAATTACACTCTGCTGCTATTGGTAgaggttggtttgttggttatTTGAttggtttgtcagcagaattacGCAAAAATAGCTGAAAAGATTTTCACCAATCTCCGTGgagggatgggacatgggccatgAAATAACACATCACATCTTGGTGGATCGAACATTCCTTTTATATGGCGAGATAaggcattttttttaagttaccCTTAGATCTAGACATTTGCCATTCGTTGTAGCTTTATTGAAACTGCAGGTCCTTGGAAGAGGTATGCGCTCAAGTGAGTCCCACTCTAGTTATGACTGAGAAGAAAGCGAGATTCATAATCGCAGGAGAATCACTTTCAATCTATTTGCTCCAGGTTTAAGCGTTTGGCACAGGgcaataaaataaactaatatTCAGGCTCAGTCTTTCATTTACGCTCTCAAAAACGACTGGAAAAGACTCCACGTCTAATCAAATAGGCTTTATTGGCGTGGTTGTGCAGCTTACTTTAATTCCAAACAGCTTTTCACACTAGACTTTTTGACTTGTCACAGCAGGAAAGGAGCAGGTGTGATGTGATAATATAAACAATGGTTCAGGTTCATTCAAGTGTTGCAGTAAGAAACTAAGTATAcaaaaattattatatttaatttgacaatTATTAACATCATCATTGTGACTGCAGGCCATCAATCAAACCAAAAATACAGAAGAATAGATTTATCCTaaaatttaacacattttgtttttgtggccGTTTTGCCACCATATCCAACATACAGTGTGTATGCTACACAGTCTGATATGTGTATTCTTCATTCTGTCACTTCTCCTGTGGGAACACCCTGATACTAACAACCTGCTTAGATGTAGTGTGTGATATGTCACCATGACAAATATCAGGTCGTCCAAAGCAGCTCAATGATATTCAGTTAtcattgattttattatttacaccagTGCTTTTTCTACTGTGATGTGTCAAAATGCCTGCCGTGCACAAGATGGATGAACTTACTACAAGCACGAAAAAACGTAGTATTGGAATATAgaatttttttgtgaatgttcTAATAAAGACTTTTATCTGAGACTCGTAGTAAAATATATTCACACCAGCAGAAAATAAGAAAGTAACATCTCTTTTCCAGATTCTACTGGGACCTGTTGATGTTAGTGTTGATGATGGGGAACTTGATCGTCCTGCCGGTGGGCATCACCTTCTTTAGAGACGAGAACACTGCCTCGTGGATCATCTTCAATGTGGTCTCCGACACTCTCTTCATGGTCGACCTGGTTCTCAACTTCAGGACGGGCATCGTCAAGGAAGACAGCACTGAAATATTGCTGGACCCAAGGTCAGTGGAATCCTTTGTGTTATCTTATATGTCAGGGGCTGGGGCAGTGTGCACATTCAGAATGGTCCAGAATATCAATACAGAAGTCGGTATAAATTAGAGTGTGCTCTTCAGGCCATCTGCTGGGTCTGTGTCTGCTCAACCCCATGTACGAGATGTGAAAAGGTGACTTGCAGCCAGTGGCAGGGCTTTGTTCATGTTCCAGCTGTGCTCCTGCTGAATATTGATGAGGATCTTTTGAGGCCAGCCGACTGCTGAAATCACATCCACAAAGCTGCACTGCCAAATGAGGAATGTGTCTGGTCTTCCCTCCTGTTCGGACTCAGGGCCATTCGCCAGAGATACCTGAAGAGCTGGTTCCTGGTGGACTTTGTGTCGTCCATCCCGGTGGACTACATCTTCCTGATGGTGGACAGTCTGGACTCTGAGGTCTACAGGACGGCCAGGGCGCTGCGCATCGTTCGTTTCACCAAAATCCTGAGCCTGCTTCGGCTGCTCCGCCTGTCCAGACTCATCCGCTACATCCACCAATGGGAGGAGGTGAGAATCAGACACCAGGGAACAACGGCTGcaaagagagagcagagtcGAAGCGAAAGAGATATTGGTatatttgttcatatgtaaGGTATGAATCATCAAAAGTCTTTTAGGTAAaatcaaatccatttttttatattggtCTGATGAGCTGGAGgagtttttgttttagttttttaagtcTTTCTTAAAAAGTAGTTAACCCCATATTCCCTCTGCACCCATCCTTTCActtatcctctcctctctctctcggttcCTCCTCAGATCTTCCATATGACCTATGACCTTGCCAGTGCCATGGTCAGGATTGTGAACCTGATCGgtatgatgctgctgctgtgccacTGGGACGGCTGTCTCCAGTTCCTGGTCCCCATGCTGCAGGACTTCCCTCCTGACTGCTGGGTTTCCAAGAACCTGATGGTGGTGAGTCTCCATGTGACTTTTATCGTTAATGTTCCAGCCAATGATTACATTTTCTGGAGAGCAAAAACAGACATGACACTCACTGGGAGCTGagtgaaagacacagagacacaaagctCGAACTCAGCTCGTTTGAACAGCGAGCACAATATTGATTTCAGACAAAAGCAAACCACAGGTTCCGAAAAGCCTGGTTCTGGTTTATCTGCGTGTGTGCAGAGTGAGGCTGTTTATCTGATATGACATTGTTTGCTCCTTATCTGTATTAATTGGCTCATGCAGCGACATGTCCAATTGGAGTAAGACTGTCTATTCTCAttacaaagaataaaaaaaagactgtcCAATTAAAAAGCTCAGCGGAGATCAACAGACGAAGGCCCAGGGACCTCGCTGGACGCCAGTGAataggcacagacacacaactgctgTGTGAACAGCCGACTCATGTCTCAGCGGTTGCCTAGGTGACTGTTGCTAAGCAGGTTGATGCTGGGATTTTCCCCAGAGAAAGTCCCCTCATCCGCTGGACCATTAATGTCTTAGTATAATTGGACTCACACACAACTTAAATCAAAAGTGTATAAAACACACCCAGAGAGTAtggtctgtttatttttttgagcCTTTGGgccacatttatttaataaagtgCGATCGCTGCCCTTTTGTAGTCAGTGTGGTTTCGATGCTTCCTGCAGCCGCTCGAGGTTTCGACAGTGAAACAGTTTTGTTTTACACGTCGTGATCCTCAGCAGTGGTTTCTAAAGTGGTGTGGCTGAGTgcctctgaaagaaaaaaaaaaaagatctcgTAACCTGACTAAAATAAGAACAGCTCGATATTACACAGCCTCGGCAATTAACACTTGAAActtcatttcctcttcctgtcaccctctgtgtctgtccccCACCCACAGAACGACACATGGGGCCTGCAGTACTCCTATGCTCTTTTCAAAGCCATGAGCCACATGTTGTGCATCGGTTACGGTGCACAGGCTCCAGAGGGGATGACCGATGTGTGGCTCACCATGCTCAGTATGATCGTCGGCGCCACCTGCTACGCCATGTTCATAGGCCACGCCACCGCCCTCATCCAGTCGCTGGACTCCTCGCGAAGACAGTATCAGGAGAAGGTGAAAAATGCCACTACACTTCACTCAGATAAACTATTAAGAATTTCAGCGTCCATCAATCAGTGGGGTTGTTTTTCCTATAGTATTATTTTTCGGAGGTCAGAACTTCTGCTAGTCCATGGTGAATTCTTCAGATTACTTATTTTTTCTGAACAACAATCCAGTAATCAAATATGCTAAATTTGCAATAAGATCAAACAGGGATAAGCTGTTAACCTCTTAACCTTTTTGGCATTTTGGGGTCTTAATAAATGAGGATAAAATTGTGTCAATTGTTAGATCAATGATTACTTTGACAGATGTTTTACCAAAGTAACTACAATCTGTATCACCATGGTATCAAATGCAGTTTTATAATGTCGGGGAGAGCTGTCGTTAATTATCAGATTAATACATCATTAATTAACTTTTATTAGTAAACCAATTTTTAAACTTTCACTTTTCtaaatcacaattttattttttattgttaatatcATTCTGGattgtgtgaagcaaatagtgCGCATATGTgacctgtgcatgtgtgtgtcattacaGTACAAGCAGGTGGAGCAGTACATGTCATTCCATAAGCTTCCAGCAGATGTTCGGCAGAAGATCCATGAGTACTACGAGCACCGCTTCCAGGGGAAAATGTTTGATGAGGAGAACATCCTGGGAGAACTCAGTGAGCCACTCAAAGAGGTAAAATGGAATCACCAGCGCCCTcgcatctacacacacatacctacaAATTCTGCGTTCCTCATCCTGCAACGAGTGTGTCAGACATCCCCTCTCTCGTCCTCCAGGAGATTGTCAGCTTTAACTGCCGTAGCCTGGTGGCTAACATGCCGCTGTTCGCCAACGCTGATCCCAACTTTGTGACCGCCGTGCTGACCAAGCTCCGCTTCGAAGTGTTTCAGCCGTCGGACTTCATCATCCGCGAGGGCACAGTGGGACGGAAGATGTTCTTCATCCAGCACGGGCGAGTCGGTGTGCTGACCCGTGGCAACAACGAAACCAAGCTGAGTGATGGGTCGTACTTTGGAGGTGAGAGCACAAGAGCGGTGAAGAAGAAGGGGAGGTTTTAGAGGGAGGGGGCACCTGAGGTAAAGATGGAAGATGATGGTAGCTGTTCTGTTGGTTTGATTTATCTCACTCCCAATTTTCTTTATGTGTCCTTTCCCTTCTCTGCACCTTCCATTGTCTCTTTCCACATTCAGAGATCTGTTTGTTGACTCATGGACGGAGGACAGCGAGCGTCCGGGCAGATACGTACTGTCGTCTGTACTCTCTCAGCGTGGACAACTTTAACGAGGTGCTGGAGGAACATCCAATGATGCGACGTGCCTTTGAAACTGTGGCTGTTGACCGTCTCGACCGCATAGGTAACGTGTGGATTTTCTGATTGCAgcatactctttttttttttccatccgcATCTTATCTTTGCCGTGATCTGCTATTCTTCATTAGGCGCTCTAATTCTGCAGCCACcttgaaaaacatttgaaatcccCCATCCATTTCATAAAATTTCTAAGGAGCTTTGTTGAGCTTGTCCTCCATAGAAAGGTCAAAACTTGTCtttgaaaacaagaaataaaattataaaggaTGAGCAATGTTGTAAGTGAGGGAACAGAGAAACCTTGAGGCTAAAACTCCagctctctgctgtgtgttcaCTGCTTTACTCTAACTTTTCAgttttaaagcttttatttcagGGACTTACTTTCTTTACTAATGTCTCCGAATTTCTCCATTTTCTCTACTACAGGCAGGAAGAACTCCATGCTCCTGCGGAAGTCATCCCAGGCTGGTTCGCTGGGGGGCAGCATGGGTCGTGGTGGAGGCCGAGGTGGAGGGGGTCCCGGATTGGGGGGAGGCCTTGCAGCTTGCGGTCTGGGTTCCTGTGACAGCATGCTGGTACAGCAGATTGTCAAACACGACAGCATGCCGGCCATGCAGGACGCCATCGccgcagctgctgcaggaagaggcGGAGTCATGGGAGGAAGCGGCACAGTGTCTCCTCGGCCACGCCCTGTCATCTGGGCACCGCTGGTCCATGCTCCCCTGCAGACTGCAGCTGCCACCACTAATGTAGCCATCGCCCTCATGCACcaccagcagcaacagcagcagcagctccagcagttGCAGCAGCATGCACTTGGAGGAACGTTCTTCCTGCCTTCCCCTcttgtctccccctctccctcctcttcatttcctctgtcACCGCCTCGTGCTCCTGTGTTgcagcccccccgcccctctgTAAGCTCCCTCATAGGGATGATGACGATGGGAGGAATGGGTGGTTTGTCCCCAAGAGGGGGATTTCCTGCCTCCCCCTCAACCATGGGCCCTCTTGGTGGGGTGACATCACCACCTATTGCCAAAACACCACCCACTCCGGCTTCTTCTGTCCAAACGTCTGTCCAACAAGGACGGACTCTTCATTACAGCCTCCGTATCCAGACTGATCATCCTTCAATGATAGCTGGACcccaaacaggaggaggaccACCAACTCCACCCCTCCATAAGGTGCCAGCCACCAACCCAACAGCTGCTCCTAGTGCCCCAGCAGATGGCAACAGTTCTGTGACAGGTCAGAAGGGAGCGAAAGAAGCTCTGTTACGTCATGGAGGAAACAGTTCCCAGGGTCTTCCGGCACTGGGCAGACTCACCCAGGAAGCCAGGTTGCTGTCCGCCTCGCAGCCCACACTGCCTCACCGCTCGTGGGTTGGGGTGCAGCCACACCCGCCCCTCCACCGGAAGGCCTCTGGTGGTAATTTGTTGGCAGCTCCTTTCCTGGCAGGGCAGTTAGCCAGGGGAGGCAGTGCAGGCATGCTGACCTCCAATGCTCCAGTGCTGCTGGCAACATATATACCATTTAATGCACAAATACAAGCACCGGCTACAGGTCCCATTCAGTCCATTCTTCCATATGCTACCCCTCCAAACATGGGCAAGTACACACAATCTTCACCTCACACTGCCTCTGTACCCGCCCCCACCGCTGCACACATGCCTTCTCCGGCTTCTATGCCATCTCCTTCCCCTCCAAAACAAACCCCACTCTCCTCTGCCACCCCTTCGCCTGCACCCACCCCTTCGTCTCCCACCCCCATCCTCACCCAACCAGCTCGCCCGAAACCCATCCCGatgcccccctctctctcctcctctccccctccctgctCCACTCCGCCCTCAGCTGGAACAAGACCGCTGTCGCTGTCCTCGACGCCTCGTCCCAAACCCCTCCCTACACCTCCCctccgctcctcctctccttcccccgcCTCTACACCGCCTCCATCCTCTGTCTCCACCCCTGTTTCACTACCTCAACCTTATGGGCCCAAATTATCACTtacctcctctccccctcccgcCTCCTTAGTCGCCTCCACTCCGCCGCCTCCCCAGAACCACAGAGCCCAGGCATCCAACATCCCTCCTTCTGCTTCTCTGTTATCTGGCCTCAGCCCTGCCCCAACCCCAATCCCTTCTCCAATCCCGACCCCCACTCAGAGTACTCGCTCCCGCTCCTCTATCACATCCCAAACTCTAACGCAAACCATCACACCTGTCACTCATACCCAGACCTTTACCCCTACACCCTCGCCAACCCTTGCTACATCAGTGCCCTCCCTGAGTAAAGAGAGTCCGAACACTTGTCTCCAGACCTCCGTCTCCAGCTCAGTTAGGTGCCCCACTTTGAGCCAGATCCCAAAACAGGCCAAAACAGGCCAAACTCCAGCTCCTTCCTCAACATCTGCTTGCACCCCTTCTACTAAAGTAACATTCTCAGTTCATCCTGTAAGGCAAACCCCTCCTGTCATCTCCTCAAGCCCGAGCTCAGGCTCCGCTCGCTCCACAACCGCATCGACAACCTCATCTTCGACAAGTTTACGCCCACACCCCAGCTCCACTAACCCCTCCTCTCCCACAACCCCTTCTCCAAATGTCCCACCTGCCTCGTCTTATACCCCAAAACAAATACCAACCAGCTCAGCTGCCACTGCTTACTCCTCAGAACTCAACATGCCCTTTACCCCCGCTCAGACCTCTCTGTCATCTACCACTTCACCCACCCAATCAGCAAATGCAGCCACCAATGCCAACACCACCTCCCCTAAAGGTGGGAAAAATGACTCTCAACTAGAGCTCACCATAAAAGACTCAGAGGTACTCAGACACAAACTGCCCCCCAACGTGTAAGAAAGAAGGATGGTGGACTTTAAATGATGTGGCCAGTCAAACTTTGGGTACACAGAGTTGTGTCAGAGTTGACATCACAATGATCTCACATGGACATCTTGTATGCATTCAGTCTAGGTTGTGATTGTGCTAGAACATCAGGTGTTTATGTGACACTCAGCCAAGCCATCGAGGACGGAGAAAGACTAAATGCGGTGTGCTGACGGGTACGGGCTGAggtaaagtttgaaaaaaaaaagaaaacacacatacaaatgtacacaaacatatCCGTGTTAGTGAATGTTGGAGCAGGCAGGGGAGCTGAAGTGGAAATATCGCAGCATACACAGTAAAACACAGTAAAACAGAGTGCAAGCAATAGCTGATGGGAAAACAATGATAACAGCAATATTTGAGAAACATTTGCGACTCGAGtaatgaaacaggaaatgacactGACAATAGACAATAGAGAAAATAACCGTCTCTCTGCTGCAAGGAAGAATGTGTATCATGATCTCAAGACGCAGGCAATAGAGCAGACACTTCCTGACTTCCAGCTCCCTCCTGTCTCCCATTCTTCACCAAAGTGTAATATTTTCTCATCggaataataattattattaatacaacGATATAGCATTTTAAAAGAATCGCTGCAAAGTCAATGCTCATATGAGTTTAAGTAATTAGGAGCAGTCCACTGGTAGTTTTGTTGTCCCAGGTGTGTGGTGTTTAGTTTTATGAACAAACTTTTAACCCTACATGTTCACTCTGACCACTTGTGAGtgattttattgtgtgtgtgtgacacacgACACTGCTCTGCTGTGCGCTGTGATTCACTGGATTTAGTTCCACCCGTCTGCCTGTACTGTAAATACGTCCCTCTCTGTGGGTCTGCTGTATACTCCTtcatttctctgcctctttgtttCTCACCTCTCATCCTTCTCGCCGCCTTTCATCAGATTTCACAGCTCCGGTCGATGAGGCTCACAgactctctcactccctctctctcggcTTGCCCGACACTTGGCTCTCCGCTGCCATCAGCCTCATGCTCAATTGGCGGCCTCCTCCTTCTGTTGCCAGTTTCCGCGCCATTTCCAGTGATGTTCGATGTTTTGTGTGGGTAGCAACAAGGCATTTCTGTCTTAATCCCTGATACCATGTTGCCTAGACTATATATTAAGgaccaaatgttttattttttatttatcacagCTTTAGCTTTTGAACAGGAAAAAAATTgctaataatgatgatgatgatgatgatgatgatgatgatgatgatgatgatgatgatatccCTAACAACCATGATGGTGATGTTGATAAAGATGGTGTATATCTGGATGTAAGAATAAAGTGGATTTAGATACCATCTTGTTGAGTGTGACGAAGCAGAAGCTTATTTGTGAacctgcttgtgtttttcaggcctgtgtgtttttataacatTTAGCGAGAGGAGATAATACTGCCAACTGttgatttatgatttaattaaaCTCATGTTGGTGTATTTTCAGAGGCCTTGAATGTATCAGCAGCATTCAACTTCAGGTTTAAAAATGGAATCAATGTTATTataaatgtctgtctgtctgtttatccGTCGATCTTCTCAACAACCCAGGGACCCATGGAAGGTAAAATTCGACAGTGAAGTTCTATGATTGAGCGGATCTCAAGAAGGTAGACAGAGATTTAAACTGTAAACTG
The DNA window shown above is from Platichthys flesus chromosome 11, fPlaFle2.1, whole genome shotgun sequence and carries:
- the LOC133964360 gene encoding potassium/sodium hyperpolarization-activated cyclic nucleotide-gated channel 2; this encodes MDGVAGGVGTPGSAPGSGGDSLPRRSGGESKRRSKSSLPSPGYRLSQASLEGEKVSFGADTTSSGGRGRRLSIMSSSTRDGLPFRTAGTPTTPGPLPPPPRSVGFAAARAALASTSSTGTGVMVVATGQETTTTTTCNTTAAGTPEMMGQSGLGMFGLGLDGEDYMNSNQNTFIQRQFGAMLQPGVNKFSLRMFGSHKAVAMEQERLKSAGTWIIHPYSDFRFYWDLLMLVLMMGNLIVLPVGITFFRDENTASWIIFNVVSDTLFMVDLVLNFRTGIVKEDSTEILLDPRAIRQRYLKSWFLVDFVSSIPVDYIFLMVDSLDSEVYRTARALRIVRFTKILSLLRLLRLSRLIRYIHQWEEIFHMTYDLASAMVRIVNLIGMMLLLCHWDGCLQFLVPMLQDFPPDCWVSKNLMVNDTWGLQYSYALFKAMSHMLCIGYGAQAPEGMTDVWLTMLSMIVGATCYAMFIGHATALIQSLDSSRRQYQEKYKQVEQYMSFHKLPADVRQKIHEYYEHRFQGKMFDEENILGELSEPLKEEIVSFNCRSLVANMPLFANADPNFVTAVLTKLRFEVFQPSDFIIREGTVGRKMFFIQHGRVGVLTRGNNETKLSDGSYFGEICLLTHGRRTASVRADTYCRLYSLSVDNFNEVLEEHPMMRRAFETVAVDRLDRIGRKNSMLLRKSSQAGSLGGSMGRGGGRGGGGPGLGGGLAACGLGSCDSMLVQQIVKHDSMPAMQDAIAAAAAGRGGVMGGSGTVSPRPRPVIWAPLVHAPLQTAAATTNVAIALMHHQQQQQQQLQQLQQHALGGTFFLPSPLVSPSPSSSFPLSPPRAPVLQPPRPSVSSLIGMMTMGGMGGLSPRGGFPASPSTMGPLGGVTSPPIAKTPPTPASSVQTSVQQGRTLHYSLRIQTDHPSMIAGPQTGGGPPTPPLHKVPATNPTAAPSAPADGNSSVTGQKGAKEALLRHGGNSSQGLPALGRLTQEARLLSASQPTLPHRSWVGVQPHPPLHRKASGGNLLAAPFLAGQLARGGSAGMLTSNAPVLLATYIPFNAQIQAPATGPIQSILPYATPPNMGKYTQSSPHTASVPAPTAAHMPSPASMPSPSPPKQTPLSSATPSPAPTPSSPTPILTQPARPKPIPMPPSLSSSPPPCSTPPSAGTRPLSLSSTPRPKPLPTPPLRSSSPSPASTPPPSSVSTPVSLPQPYGPKLSLTSSPPPASLVASTPPPPQNHRAQASNIPPSASLLSGLSPAPTPIPSPIPTPTQSTRSRSSITSQTLTQTITPVTHTQTFTPTPSPTLATSVPSLSKESPNTCLQTSVSSSVRCPTLSQIPKQAKTGQTPAPSSTSACTPSTKVTFSVHPVRQTPPVISSSPSSGSARSTTASTTSSSTSLRPHPSSTNPSSPTTPSPNTSLSSTTSPTQSANAATNANTTSPKGGKNDSQLELTIKDSEVLRHKLPPNV